In a genomic window of Demequina muriae:
- the thrC gene encoding threonine synthase, translating into MAHVWRGIVREYRDRLPFDESDQVVTLGEGGTPLVYAGSISSEVGAEVFVKVEGMNPTGSFKDRGMTAAMTQVVKSGDHTVVCASTGNTSASAAAYAAHAGLTCVVMIPQGKIAAGKMAQAIVHGARLVQVDGNFDECLDIVRALSEEYPVALVNSVNPFRLQGQKTAAFEIVDQLGDAPDIHMLPVGNAGNISAYWMGFREYAESGPATRTPRIWGVQAEGAAPFVAGHPIKDPETVATAIRIGKPASWDLAIAARDDSGGWIRAVSDTEILAAQQRLAADVGVFVEPASAAPIAGLLAAAAKGEVPRGATITCTVTGNGLKDTATALAGHEVEPVVIPVDVEAAAQALGL; encoded by the coding sequence GTGGCGCACGTGTGGCGCGGCATCGTCCGCGAGTATCGGGACCGGCTTCCCTTCGACGAGTCCGATCAGGTGGTGACCCTGGGCGAGGGCGGGACCCCGCTGGTGTACGCCGGGTCGATCTCCTCCGAGGTGGGCGCCGAGGTCTTCGTCAAGGTCGAGGGGATGAACCCCACCGGCTCCTTCAAGGACCGCGGCATGACCGCGGCGATGACCCAGGTGGTCAAGAGCGGCGACCACACCGTGGTGTGCGCCTCGACGGGCAACACCTCCGCATCGGCCGCCGCCTACGCCGCGCATGCCGGACTCACCTGCGTAGTGATGATCCCGCAGGGCAAGATCGCGGCCGGCAAGATGGCGCAGGCCATCGTGCACGGTGCTCGCCTGGTGCAGGTGGACGGCAACTTCGACGAGTGCCTCGACATCGTGCGCGCGCTCAGCGAGGAGTACCCCGTCGCACTCGTGAACTCCGTCAACCCCTTCCGCCTGCAGGGCCAGAAGACCGCCGCCTTCGAGATCGTCGACCAGCTGGGGGACGCCCCCGACATCCACATGCTTCCGGTGGGCAACGCTGGCAACATCTCCGCGTACTGGATGGGTTTCCGTGAGTATGCGGAGTCGGGTCCGGCGACCCGGACGCCCCGCATCTGGGGCGTGCAGGCCGAGGGCGCCGCGCCGTTCGTGGCAGGGCACCCCATCAAGGATCCCGAGACGGTCGCCACCGCGATCCGCATCGGCAAGCCCGCGTCCTGGGACCTGGCGATCGCCGCGCGCGACGACTCCGGCGGGTGGATTCGTGCGGTGTCCGACACCGAGATCCTTGCGGCCCAGCAGCGCCTGGCCGCTGATGTGGGAGTGTTCGTGGAGCCCGCATCGGCCGCCCCCATCGCCGGGCTGCTCGCCGCAGCCGCGAAGGGCGAGGTGCCGCGGGGAGCGACCATCACCTGCACCGTGACCGGCAACGGCCTCAAGGACACGGCGACGGCGCTCGCGGGACACGAGGTCGAGCCCGTCGTCATCCCGGTGGACGTCGAGGCGGCCGCCCAGGCGCTGGGGCTCTAG